From the Hevea brasiliensis isolate MT/VB/25A 57/8 chromosome 15, ASM3005281v1, whole genome shotgun sequence genome, one window contains:
- the LOC110671523 gene encoding FCS-Like Zinc finger 1, translating to MDSSSGFRRPCFVEEDDGLASLADMEAGFSGNHQNHHHNHPFFSRSLCYGRKTGSFRNLSSSVASPRSARFYDARFEDHQPHFLEACFLCKRPLSDNRDIFMYRGDTPFCSEECRQEQIEIDEAKDKNWNLSSSMKALRKKDQKKSISPPKTQDYTSCTGTVAAA from the exons ATGGACTCGTCTTCTGGGTTTAGAAGGCCTTGTTTCGTTGAGGAAGATGATGGGTTAGCTTCTCTTGCTGATATGGAAGCTGGGTTTTCAGGGAACCACCAAAACCACCATCACAACCACCCTTTCTTTTCTCGGTCGCTTTGTTATGGGAGGAAGACGGGGAGTTTCAGGAACCTTTCATCGTCTGTTGCTTCTCCAAGATCTGCGAGATTTTATGATGCGAGATTTGAAGATCATCAGCCTCATTTCTTGGAAGCTTGTTTTCTTTGCAAGAGACCACTGAGTGATAACAGAGACATCTTCATGTATag AGGGGACACACCATTCTGCAGTGAAGAGTGCAGGCAAGAGCAAATAGAGATTGATGAAGCTAAAGACAAGAACTGGAACCTTTCTTCTTCCATGAAAGCTTTAAGGAAAAAAGACCAGAAGAAATCTATATCACCTCCTAAGACACAGGACTACACTTCTTGTACAGGCACTGTAGCTGCAGCTTAG